TTTATTAGGTGATTCAGGTCTTGTATCTTTCAATACCCCTGGAAAAGTAACACTGCCTATTCCTGCGGCATTAAATGTTGCGTTAGCAAAAACATTTGACAAAACAACGGTTGAGGTTGTATTTGAAAGAACTTTCTGGTCAAGATATAAAGAATTAAACTTTGATTTTGACGACCCTACAGTAGAATTACTTTTTGGTACTCCAAAAGCGAAAAACTGGAAAGATGCCAACACATACAGAATCGGTTTAACACATCAATGCACTGAAAAACTTACTGCAATGGTTGGTTATGCTTATGATAACACACCTATTCCGGATAGCACTGTTGAATACAGCCTTCCTGACAGTGATAAACATATTTTTTCAGGTGGGATAAAATATAAATTAGATGACAGAATGAGTATAGGTTTCTCTGCTCTTTATACTAAACAGAAAAAAAGAGACGTAAATAATGCTTATGTGGGAACAGGTACATTTAAAGACGGAGGAGCTTTATTAATGGCATTCGGAATGGATTACAGCTTTTAATCCTTCCTTTTCTTTTCAATTGCTCTCATTATAGTGTCAGACGCTAAAATATAAAAGAAGAGTAAAAAGCTTACTCTTCTAATTCAAGCTGTTTAACTTTACCTTTGATTTTAGCCGTTGCAATGTTTGAACTTACTATTTCTATATCAACTTTTTCGAATAGATTATATTTTTTCTTATCTTTTAAAAACACTCTTGCTCCGAGTAAAAGATCTTCAGTGATTTTAGCAATCGGCGGTATTTCCGTATCTTCAATAATACCTTTATAAATTTCATTCAAATGCTCTTTTGCGTATCTGGCATATTTTCTATCATAAAAGTCCCATTCTACTTTCATTGCCTCACGTTCAAGTTCACTTATTTTAACGACAAGAGCTTCAATGTTTCTTAATATAAATTCCATCTGTTTTTTATCATTTCGTATTATTGATTTTAAAAGTCTGTGAAGAGTTAAATCGGAATATCTTCTAATAGGTGACGTAAAATGTGTATATTTTTCAAATCCTAATGCATAATGACCGATATTCTTAGCATCATATCTTGCTTGTTGCTGAGAGCGGATTATAAGTTTGTCAACTTCTTTTTCTATTCCCATCATTTTTGCTTGTTTTTGTATATCTCTTACAACTTTTACAAAATCTTTTTCTTCCACATCAATATTAATTCCCAATGCTGTCAAACTCTCATAAAGTTCGTCTATACTGTTTGATGACGGCTTTTCATGAACCCTGAAAATCCCAAAGTCAATCATTTTTGCTGCAGCTTTATTAGCTAAAAGCATACAATCTTCTATAAGTTTATGAGAAGGTGTTTCTTTTTCAAGTTCAATTTTTTCTATTAAGCCTTGTTCATTTAATGTCATTTTTATTTCATCACTACTAAAATCAAGACCGGTTTTTAAACGTTTTGTTCTGATTTTTTTTACTTTTTCCCATAAAGGCATAAGCCACTCAAGTATTTCATTATCTGTTTCGTCTGTGTTTTCAAATCTGCCGTCTAAAAACTCATCTACCCTATCATAAGAATATTTTCTTTTCGACTTTATTATTGCTTCAAAAAGCTCTTCTTTTACAACTTCGTTTTTGTTATTTAACTTAATCTTAAAAACAAATGCAAGTCTGTCTTCCTGTTCTTTAAGCGAACAAATATTTTCACTTAACTGTCTTGGAAGCATAGGTATGGATTTATGTGGAAAATAGATACTAAATCCTCTCTCTTTTGCTTCTTTATCTATATTTCCGTTAAGATAAACATATTCACTTACATCTGCAATTGCAACATAAAGTTCGTTTTTTTCTTTATCAAAATATATTGCGTCATCATGGTCTTTTGCTGTAGGAGGATCAATAGTACAAAAAGACAAGTCCGTTAAATCTACACGGTTTGGATAAAACTCTTTTTCAACATAATCCCCGTAAGCTTCAGCTTCTGCTATGGCTTTTTTACTAAATTCTTCTTTTTTGTTATATAAAGCTAAAGATATTTTTTCGTCAACCCAAGGATCATCTAAAACGCCCAAAACATCAATAATTTTATTAGTGTAATTATCGACTTTGAATACTGCGCCTTCAGGAAGTTTTTTTAATGTCTTTTTCTTTTCTGCCACATATGTTTGAAGATCAGTTTTAATATTTCTCAAGACGGGGATTTTTTTATTATTTTTATATTCAAATGTCAAATATACTACACTTACACTAAATGCTTTTTCAAGTATATAAACAACTTTTGCTTTAGGTCTGCCTTTTTTATTAAAAAGTTTTTCGGCAATTACCAAATCCCCTCTTCCGGCACCGTTTAAATGCTCGGCTTCAATAAGGTAATCTTTCTCTTTTACTCCCAATGGAGTTAAAAAACCGAATCCTTTTTTTGTTACGTCTACTTTTCCTATTCTGTATTTAGGTTTTAATTTAATTATTTTTGAATCAGTTACTATTCTTAATGCTATTAAATCATTAACTATGTCTCTTTTGTCTCTCGGTATATCTTTAGACGGTATACCTTGTACTAATTTATATGCAAATTCTTTCAATATTATCCTTTTATCAAATCAACAGCTAATTGTAATGCTTCCGTATCTAAACCGTAATTTTCTGCTAATTCAAACGCTTTTTTTACACTTTCGTCATTAAATGGCTTGATCATATCAATCAACGTTTTTAATACTAACAATGCAGCACTCTCGACTTTATAATCACCCTGAGGATTATCAATATGGCTCATTGATTCTATCAAATCATCGCTAAAATTCCAATGTTTGAATATTTCAGTCGTTACTTCTACAGTAGTCGCCCCAATATATTCTTTTTCTAACGCATCCCTATTTTCACCGCTTAACAGTCTGTTTTTGAAACTTTCACTTTTCCCGTCGTTATTTAAAATTAAAGATATTACTACCGCACCCAAATCTATTAAAAATGAATTTGTAGCTAAAATATCTAATTTATTTCTGTCCTTTTTAAACCAGTTAACTGCTACAGCATTTCTTTGAGAAGCTACATCGTGAAATTTAGTCTCATTTATACCGTACGCACTTAAATCAAATTTAAGCGAATTTCTGATTGCGAATGAAATAGCAAACCCTTTAACAGTAGACATTCCAAACAATGATACAGCCTGATCAACATTTTTGATTTGTCTGGTAAATCCGTATAAAGGAGAGTTCGCAGCTTTTAATAAATTTGCTGTCAACATTGGGTCTTCTTTAACGATTTTAATCAAATCGGCAATTGAAGAGTTCGGGTCATTTGTAATTCTTTGTATTTCCAATACACTTTTTGGTAGAGGTGGCAGTGATTTGATTTGATTTAAAATTTTCTCATTCATCTATACTCCTTAGTAATTTATATATTTCGTCATTTTCACCATAATCGTTCAAATAGATTTTTAAAACTTCTTTTGCTTTTATTTTATCATTTTTCTTAAGCAATATTAATGCAAACATTTTCCAACTTTCATATTTGGAAGGATCAATATTGTTTGCCTTTAATGCCCACAATTTTGCATTTTTATAATCATTTTTATCAAAGTAATATTTTGAAATGACCATTGCGGTGTCATATTTCGGTTCTTTATTAAAAGAAGCCACCAATTCATTAATATTAATTTTTTCTTCTTTTATAATCGGAATCACCTTAATATTGTCGGTTTTATTTTCTGTTTTTTTATTTACAGATGATGTTTTTTTTATTTGTACCGGTTTTTGTGGTGTCGTTTGTTTGTTTTCTTGTTTTAACGTATCATCTTCTTTAATCTTAGGCACTACAAAAGACAAATTAGGTGTCTGATTATTCGTTTTTACTTTCGTTTTATTCTGATCTAATTCTTTTTTAACGGTATGGGTAACTGTACTTTTATTATACTCTTTTATTTCATTTTTTGTTTCTTTTTTAGATATTTTTTTTACATTTTTTTCTATAGATTTGTTGCTATCAATATTATTTGCAGTTATTTTTTTAAAATCGACATTTATTTTAGGAGTGTTATCTTTTTTATTTTTATTATTAAGAATTTTATAGCTATACACGCCTAAAATAATTAATATTAAAACTGTAACACTTAAAAAAATATATTTTTTTATTTTGTTTTTATAATATAATTTCTCAAGTTCATCATATCTATGCATGGAATTCCTTAAAATCCATATAGGCCATTTCGATATATTTATTGGAAAGCTTGTCTATATTCACTTTATCAGGATTTTTATTATAAAAATATTCAAGAATATCAAACAATTTAAACATCAGTTGATTTGTTGCTCTTAAAGAACCTTTTGTGTATTTATAAATAAGATTATAATTTTTTCGTTTAAGCATTTCTGCAACATCAATTAAATTAGCTTTTAACAGTTTAGTTTTTATAAAATTTTCAAGCTCTTCACGATTTGCTTTATTTACCTTAAGTATATAATTGATTCTTGTTTGAAAATGTTTTTTTTGCATAAGTTTTTTTATATCGGTATCATGGGTTGCAAATACGATTGTTATATTACCCTTATCAGCATATATACGCAGATTTTCAAATGTGTCTTCTGATAATAATTGAGCTTCGTCAATTAAAAAAATTTGATAATCGTTTAAACTTAACTGTTTTAAAATGGAAAGAATTGTATTAATTTCTAAGTAAGGGTTCGCTATGTAAAAAACATTGTTTTTTTCTTTTAAATGATTATAAACCGATTTTAAAATCATGCTTTTTCCGCTTCCAGCTTCACCTGTGACAAAAATCATTTTTTCTTTTTGATCCAATGCGTTTAATAAATCTTTTTTTGTTTTTTCTACAGCTGAAAGCGGAACATATAACTTCAAATCAACAACGTCTCTAAAGACCTCTTTGGCCTTACTGAAGTTTGCCAAAGCCTAAATCCCTTAATGTTTTTTTCTTTTTAAGATTAATTATGTGTGGTGTTATAACAAACACTAACTCTTTTCTTGATGTAACTTCTTCTCTTGAAGAGAATAGATATTTAATTAAAGGGATTTCTTTTAATACAGGCACACCGTTAACCTGTAATGTTTTATCATTTGTAATTAATCCACCCAATACTAATGTTTGATTGTCTTTTAATTTAACTACGCTTAGCATTGTATTATCTTTTGTATCAGGCGGCATATCTCTTGTTGTATTGCTTAATTGAGTTAAATCTTTAAATGCGCTAATTCTCGGAGCAATACTTAAAATAATATCACCGTTATCACTAATTTGAGGAGTAATATCTAAAACCACACCTACAAATTTAGAATCGATTGTATATTCAGTGTTTGGATTTCCGTTTTGATCTGTTGTAACTTTTGAAGCATATTTATAATAAATAGTATCACCTACACTTATAATGGCTTTTTGATTATTTAAAGTCACCACTTTCGGATTAGACAATGAATTTACATTACCGTTTTGTGCTAAGAAGTTTAATAAACCGACTACACTAAATGTTGCATCGCTGAATACTGACTGAGCACCACCGATATATGTACCTCTTAAAGGCACGTCAGTTCTATTTAATTGAATAGATAATTGTGACCAGTCGATACCGGTTTTGTGTGATTTTGAAAGCTCTACTGTATAAATTTTTACATCAATCAAAACTTCTTTAGTTAATCTATTAAGCATTGTATTAATATATTTATCAATTGCATCTATTTGTTTTTTTGTTCCTGTAACTGTAATTAAACCTACAGTTTTATCAATAATCGGAGGTTTAAATTCATCTGAAGTATTTTTTAATATTGTTTCAATATTATCTTGCACTTTATCCCAGAAATCAAAAGTATACTCATTTTTTACTTTACTGTCTGTCGCGTCAAGATTACTTTCACCCACTCTATTACTTGAAATAAAATCAAGTTTATATGTTTTCGTTTTATAATAACTTATTTCTAAAGTATCTCCGTTTAAAGTATAAAACAGTCCTCTTTTTGAAAGAATCAAATCAAGAACTTGGTTTAGTGTATAGTTTTTAACTCTTAAAAACGGCATTTTGTTTTTAACAGCGTCTTTTGATTCTTTATCATCAAATACAATATTGATATTACACTTTTGTGTAACCAAAAGATCTAAAAACTCTTGAATCGATAATCTATCAGCGGTGTTTATACTGTTTGAATATGTAAACAGTTTGTTTTCGCAATTTGCAAATAACGATAATGCAATAAATAGAATTAATACTAACTTTTTCATTGTTTATCCCTTAACATAGGTATTTTTTTGTTTATTGTTTTATAAAGTGTTTTATCACTACATTTAAATACAGCATCTGTATCAGTTAACTTTGATAATTTACAATCATATATTTTGTCGTTTAAACTTATCCATTTTTTAGTTACAGAAACCAACTGTTCACCTAAATATTCTTCAACCTTTATATACGCTTTATTTTCAAAAATAGATAACAGTGTAATTTTAACACGTTTTTTAATCTGAACATTTTTAGCATTTGGTGTTCCAGGGAAAAATTTTGGCGGTTCATAAAACGGACTTTTTACTTTACTTAAATTTTTTATGTTGAATTCATAATTTATTACTTTATTTGTATACTCCAAATAAATGTCTTTTTGTGTTGTTGCTTCACCAAACATTAGTGTTAACAGTCCGATTAATATTACTAACTTTTTCATTTTTCATACCCATACAAAGTAAATTTTACTTCAAAATTTTTATCTTTATTTATTGAAATATTTTCAATTCTAAGAAGGTCTCTTAAATCCTCATATTGATAAATAAAATATAATAAGTTTTTATATTCACCGTTAACTTTTAAATTTATTTCCATTTTTTTATTAATCAAACCTTTATCATCATTAAATACTTGATTTGTGAAACCTAAAACTTTTAAACCTTCTTTTTTTGCGTTAAATACTAAATTTTTAACAAATTCTCCCCATTTATATTGGTTAAATTCAACAAAATCTAATAAATTTGCCAATTCATCATAAAAATCTTTTTGTTTTTTTAACGCTATTTTTTCCAAAGTTAAATTTTTAATTCTTTTTCTTAATGAAATTATTTGTGCATTTAATACATTTCTTTTTGTTTTTAAGTTTTGTAATTGTGTTTTTGTGCTGTTATAGATATTTAACTGCGTATCTCTGTATTTTTGTGCTTGTGGTAATAAAAAATAAAACACAACAAAGCCGATTAATAGTAAAATCATTGCATAAACCATTACCGTGTCTTTTGCGGATTTTGCGTAAAAATATTCGTCAATTTGAGTTATAAGTTTCATTCTTTTATCCTAATAATGGCGTTGTATTTGTTATCTTTAAATGTGACACCCTCTGTTTCAACATGGAAACCTTTCTTAACTAAATCGTCAATAAAATTAGGGATTTGAGTGTCTTTAAACGAGAATACGTTCAGTTGGAAAACTCCGTCTTCGTAATTGAGCTGATTTAAATACACTTTGTCTTTGTTCATAATTAGTGTTATGTCTACAAGTTCACTTGATTTAGGAATATAAGAATATTTAAATTCATATACGCTTTTAATGAAGTTTTTAGTAAAGGCAATGTCTTTAGAATATTTTTCGCGTTCTTTTAAGATGCTTTTTTCTTGATTTTTAAGCACTCGTATTTGATTACTTAATTTTGCATTTTGAATCGTTAATTTTTTAACTTCTGATTGAAGCTTTTTATTTTCCGTTTCGTATGACATACCATTTAAATATAAATACACAGGATATGCACCCATACCAACTATTGCGGCTGTAAGAATTAAAAACAGCCTACCGCTCGGTCTATAAAAGAATGTAGGTTTTCTTAATTTTAGAGAGAAGTTATATTCTTGATTTTGGTTCTTGTACGCATTGTGCGCTTCTAACATTCCTAAAAATAGGAACGGATTAACGGCAAGTCTATCTAAATTGTATTCTTCATAAAATTCGAATCCAAAAGTATCAATACCAACGATTTTTTGAATATAGTCCTGCAAACCTTCAATATTTCCGTACTCTGAAGTAACATATATTCTGTCAATATCACTTACGTTATATTTTAACCCTACTTTTTCTATTTGAGAGTTTACAATATTTATTAATGATAAAAATTCATCTTGCATAATATCCAGTACTGCTTTTTCAACATTTGAATATTTTAAATTATTGACACCTTTTTTAGTTAACAATTTCTCAAACACACTAATATCAAAATTTTTGATTTTTAGTTTACCGAGTGCTTCATATACTTTATCAAGACCACCTGAAATAGTTACAATACTTAGTAATTCACCTTCATTATAAAATGTTAAAAACACTTTATCATATAAAAACACAACAAATAAATCATTTGCTTTTTGAATAATTTTTTCATCATAAAGAGCTTTATACGCGAATGCTGGAAAAGAAATATAATCGATATAACCTGTTTCTTCAATAATTTCTTTATAACCATTCTCAATAAATCCGGCAGGAACGATTATAACCTCAACAGTTACAATCTTTTCATCTTTCATCGAATCAATAATTTTATATCTTATGATATATTTTTCAGTTTCGTCAACTCCGGCTTCTTCATAAACTTTAGTTTCTATAAAATGATCTAAGTCTACTTTTTCTATTACGTTTTTTTCAATTTCAAAACTATAAAATATTGCATGTTCAATAGGAATATATGTTGAAAGAAGTGCTTTAGATTTTAAAGAACCTCTGTAGATTCTGATAAGTTTTTTCTTAGTATATAAGATAAACCTGTCGTGGCCTTTTACACCGATAACTTCATCAATATTATAATCATACTTTTTTAAAAACCCCGGTTTGAAATTTACATTTAGTTTTTTTAATTCTGGCTTTTTCATAATTCTACCTCATATCCAAGTTCTTCAAGCATTTTTTTGTTTTTACTCCATCCTGGCACGACTTTTACATATAGTTCCAAATATATCTTCTTTCCGCTGAATTGCTCTAAAAGCTTTCTCGCGTATATACCGATTTCTTTTATCTTTTTACCACGTTTTCCGATAATCATTCCCTTTTGAGAATGTCTCTCTACAATAATTGTAGCATATATTTTATCCAAATTGTCAAATTCTTCTAACTTTTCTATTAAAATATCAGTTTCGTAAGGTAATTCGTCGCCTAATTTTTCAAACAATGCTTCTCTTATCAATTCTTTATATATATCTCTTATATGTTCTGTAGAAATAATTTCAGGATCATAATAATAAGGATGTTCAGGCAAGTATTTGACAATTGCATTTAGTAATTCGTCTTTACCTTTTCCTTCCACGGCACTAATAGGTATTACATCTAATGCTTTACCT
This genomic interval from Nautilia profundicola AmH contains the following:
- a CDS encoding ribonuclease R family protein encodes the protein MKEFAYKLVQGIPSKDIPRDKRDIVNDLIALRIVTDSKIIKLKPKYRIGKVDVTKKGFGFLTPLGVKEKDYLIEAEHLNGAGRGDLVIAEKLFNKKGRPKAKVVYILEKAFSVSVVYLTFEYKNNKKIPVLRNIKTDLQTYVAEKKKTLKKLPEGAVFKVDNYTNKIIDVLGVLDDPWVDEKISLALYNKKEEFSKKAIAEAEAYGDYVEKEFYPNRVDLTDLSFCTIDPPTAKDHDDAIYFDKEKNELYVAIADVSEYVYLNGNIDKEAKERGFSIYFPHKSIPMLPRQLSENICSLKEQEDRLAFVFKIKLNNKNEVVKEELFEAIIKSKRKYSYDRVDEFLDGRFENTDETDNEILEWLMPLWEKVKKIRTKRLKTGLDFSSDEIKMTLNEQGLIEKIELEKETPSHKLIEDCMLLANKAAAKMIDFGIFRVHEKPSSNSIDELYESLTALGINIDVEEKDFVKVVRDIQKQAKMMGIEKEVDKLIIRSQQQARYDAKNIGHYALGFEKYTHFTSPIRRYSDLTLHRLLKSIIRNDKKQMEFILRNIEALVVKISELEREAMKVEWDFYDRKYARYAKEHLNEIYKGIIEDTEIPPIAKITEDLLLGARVFLKDKKKYNLFEKVDIEIVSSNIATAKIKGKVKQLELEE
- a CDS encoding HDOD domain-containing protein yields the protein MNEKILNQIKSLPPLPKSVLEIQRITNDPNSSIADLIKIVKEDPMLTANLLKAANSPLYGFTRQIKNVDQAVSLFGMSTVKGFAISFAIRNSLKFDLSAYGINETKFHDVASQRNAVAVNWFKKDRNKLDILATNSFLIDLGAVVISLILNNDGKSESFKNRLLSGENRDALEKEYIGATTVEVTTEIFKHWNFSDDLIESMSHIDNPQGDYKVESAALLVLKTLIDMIKPFNDESVKKAFELAENYGLDTEALQLAVDLIKG
- a CDS encoding tetratricopeptide repeat protein; the encoded protein is MHRYDELEKLYYKNKIKKYIFLSVTVLILIILGVYSYKILNNKNKKDNTPKINVDFKKITANNIDSNKSIEKNVKKISKKETKNEIKEYNKSTVTHTVKKELDQNKTKVKTNNQTPNLSFVVPKIKEDDTLKQENKQTTPQKPVQIKKTSSVNKKTENKTDNIKVIPIIKEEKININELVASFNKEPKYDTAMVISKYYFDKNDYKNAKLWALKANNIDPSKYESWKMFALILLKKNDKIKAKEVLKIYLNDYGENDEIYKLLRSIDE
- a CDS encoding ATPase, T2SS/T4P/T4SS family, with amino-acid sequence MANFSKAKEVFRDVVDLKLYVPLSAVEKTKKDLLNALDQKEKMIFVTGEAGSGKSMILKSVYNHLKEKNNVFYIANPYLEINTILSILKQLSLNDYQIFLIDEAQLLSEDTFENLRIYADKGNITIVFATHDTDIKKLMQKKHFQTRINYILKVNKANREELENFIKTKLLKANLIDVAEMLKRKNYNLIYKYTKGSLRATNQLMFKLFDILEYFYNKNPDKVNIDKLSNKYIEMAYMDFKEFHA
- a CDS encoding secretin and TonB N-terminal domain-containing protein, producing the protein MKKLVLILFIALSLFANCENKLFTYSNSINTADRLSIQEFLDLLVTQKCNINIVFDDKESKDAVKNKMPFLRVKNYTLNQVLDLILSKRGLFYTLNGDTLEISYYKTKTYKLDFISSNRVGESNLDATDSKVKNEYTFDFWDKVQDNIETILKNTSDEFKPPIIDKTVGLITVTGTKKQIDAIDKYINTMLNRLTKEVLIDVKIYTVELSKSHKTGIDWSQLSIQLNRTDVPLRGTYIGGAQSVFSDATFSVVGLLNFLAQNGNVNSLSNPKVVTLNNQKAIISVGDTIYYKYASKVTTDQNGNPNTEYTIDSKFVGVVLDITPQISDNGDIILSIAPRISAFKDLTQLSNTTRDMPPDTKDNTMLSVVKLKDNQTLVLGGLITNDKTLQVNGVPVLKEIPLIKYLFSSREEVTSRKELVFVITPHIINLKKKKTLRDLGFGKLQ
- the era gene encoding GTPase Era, translated to MPKSGFVGILGKPNAGKSTLLNWLLGEKIALVSPKANASRKRVNAIVMHGDDQIILLDTPGLHEKEKLLNKFMLKEALKALSDSDLVLFLADVRDDLSGYEWFLELNTKNIPHIVVLTKTDLVSEEEVRKKIEEYKKLGKALDVIPISAVEGKGKDELLNAIVKYLPEHPYYYDPEIISTEHIRDIYKELIREALFEKLGDELPYETDILIEKLEEFDNLDKIYATIIVERHSQKGMIIGKRGKKIKEIGIYARKLLEQFSGKKIYLELYVKVVPGWSKNKKMLEELGYEVEL